In Melioribacteraceae bacterium 4301-Me, a genomic segment contains:
- the mtnA gene encoding S-methyl-5-thioribose-1-phosphate isomerase, with translation MRTIEFDNGNLIFLDQTKLPLEENYIATNDYERIALAIERLEIRGAPAIGVAAAYAIAVGLLSDQTESNFEKINRRLAMTRPTAVNLFWALDEMKKVYYANKNSKILLPLLFEKANEILQDDIKKCEAIAVNGNKIFYKKSNVLTHCNTGSLATAGNGTALNVIKKGFENGFVQHVFVDETRPLMQGSRLTAFELDKHGIPFTIITDSTAAFLMKQDKIDLVIVGADRIALNGDTANKIGTYNLAVLSNYHKLPFYVAAPTSSIDKNCSNGDEIKIELRDKAEITHIKNVQITKDNYNVYSPAFDVTPNNLITAIITEKDFHLPPYYFKNV, from the coding sequence ATAAGAACTATAGAATTTGATAACGGCAATCTCATCTTTCTTGACCAAACAAAACTTCCTTTAGAAGAAAATTATATTGCAACTAACGACTACGAAAGAATTGCCTTAGCAATTGAACGATTAGAAATTAGAGGCGCACCAGCAATAGGTGTTGCCGCAGCTTATGCGATAGCTGTTGGATTACTATCAGACCAAACCGAGAGTAACTTTGAAAAAATTAATCGCCGATTAGCCATGACTAGACCGACTGCAGTAAACTTATTTTGGGCATTAGATGAAATGAAAAAAGTCTATTATGCAAATAAAAATTCAAAGATTTTGCTACCACTTTTATTTGAAAAAGCAAATGAAATACTGCAGGATGATATAAAAAAGTGCGAAGCAATTGCAGTAAATGGGAATAAAATATTTTATAAAAAATCTAACGTGTTAACTCATTGCAACACTGGCAGTTTAGCAACTGCGGGCAACGGAACAGCTTTAAATGTTATTAAAAAAGGATTTGAAAATGGATTTGTACAACACGTGTTCGTTGATGAAACTCGGCCTTTAATGCAAGGCTCTAGGTTAACTGCTTTTGAACTTGATAAACATGGAATTCCTTTTACAATAATAACAGATTCTACAGCAGCTTTTTTAATGAAACAAGATAAAATTGATTTAGTAATTGTTGGCGCTGATAGAATAGCTTTAAACGGTGATACTGCCAATAAGATTGGTACTTACAATCTTGCGGTTTTGTCAAATTATCATAAGCTTCCTTTTTATGTTGCAGCTCCAACATCTTCGATTGATAAAAATTGTAGTAATGGCGATGAAATTAAAATTGAACTTCGTGATAAAGCAGAAATTACTCATATAAAAAATGTACAAATAACAAAAGATAATTACAATGTTTACTCTCCAGCTTTTGATGTTACTCCAAATAACTTAATTACCGCTATCATTACCGAAAAAGATTTTCATTTACCTCCATATTATTTTAAAAATGTCTGA
- the aroC gene encoding chorismate synthase: MLKYYTAGESHGKGLTTIISGIPSNLEINQEYINKELKRRQGGYGRGLRMKIESDTAEILSGVRYGKTLGSPISLFIKNKDWENWTEILSTEKIGKHADKITVPRPGHADLVGVTKYNYDDIRNSIERSSARETAARVAAGSIAKIFLEIFNIYIGSFVESIGGVYPANNFLNQLFENKFKSAANTINLKADKSPVRVLEKKQEEKIISKIKTAKKKGDTLGGTFVVVATGVPVGLGSFVHYDTKLDADIAHAFMSINAVKGVEIGTGFSSAEIFGSQSHDEIVIKNGVLSRRTNRAGGIEGGTSTGLPIIVRAAMKPIATLMSPISTVDLSTMKEIKARRERSDFVAVPACAVIGESMLALVLANKFLEKFGGDSIEEVMDNYNSYIKKIPLRIKKNFKSR, encoded by the coding sequence ATGCTTAAATATTACACTGCTGGTGAATCTCACGGGAAAGGATTAACAACTATTATCTCAGGAATTCCTTCCAACTTAGAAATTAATCAAGAGTATATAAATAAAGAACTTAAAAGAAGACAAGGCGGCTACGGTCGTGGTCTTAGAATGAAAATTGAATCTGACACTGCTGAAATATTAAGCGGCGTAAGATATGGTAAAACTCTTGGCTCACCTATTTCGTTGTTTATTAAAAACAAAGATTGGGAAAACTGGACGGAAATACTTAGTACAGAAAAAATTGGAAAACATGCCGATAAAATTACCGTTCCAAGACCAGGCCATGCAGATTTAGTTGGAGTAACAAAATACAATTACGATGATATTCGAAACTCAATAGAAAGATCAAGTGCGAGAGAAACTGCAGCGAGAGTTGCAGCGGGCTCAATAGCAAAAATATTTTTAGAAATATTCAATATTTACATTGGCAGCTTTGTTGAGAGCATTGGCGGGGTTTATCCAGCTAATAATTTCCTTAACCAGTTGTTTGAAAACAAATTTAAATCTGCTGCTAATACAATTAACTTGAAAGCAGATAAAAGTCCAGTGCGCGTTTTAGAGAAAAAACAAGAAGAGAAAATTATAAGCAAAATCAAAACTGCCAAGAAAAAAGGCGATACATTAGGCGGTACGTTTGTTGTTGTGGCTACTGGAGTGCCCGTAGGTTTAGGCAGTTTTGTTCATTACGATACAAAGTTAGATGCTGATATCGCACATGCTTTTATGTCAATTAATGCAGTTAAAGGTGTAGAAATTGGAACGGGCTTTTCTTCAGCAGAAATTTTTGGGTCACAGTCTCATGATGAAATAGTTATTAAAAATGGTGTCCTAAGCAGACGAACAAATCGAGCAGGTGGAATTGAAGGTGGAACTTCAACCGGACTACCAATAATAGTACGTGCAGCAATGAAACCGATAGCTACATTAATGTCTCCAATTTCTACTGTTGACCTTTCTACAATGAAAGAAATTAAAGCACGTAGAGAAAGAAGCGATTTTGTTGCAGTGCCCGCATGTGCTGTAATTGGCGAATCAATGCTGGCATTAGTTTTAGCTAACAAGTTTTTAGAAAAATTTGGAGGTGACTCTATTGAAGAAGTTATGGATAATTACAATTCTTATATAAAAAAAATTCCTTTGAGAATTAAAAAGAATTTTAAAAGCAGGTAA
- a CDS encoding PfkB family carbohydrate kinase, translating into MSLLIVGSIGTDDIETPFDSIKNALGGSTTYISLAASYFTAPISIVGVVGDDFDKAFIRTFEEHNIDLEGLQIVQGGKTFRYGCKYQYDLNVRDTLYTDLNVFENFDPVIPEKSKKSSFVVLGNIAPKLQMNVLKQLYNPKFVVCDTMNFWIERTKEELLEVLKLVNVLIINDSEARLLAHEPNLIKAARLIRELGPEYLIIKKGEHGAMLFADNTVFSAPAYPMENIFDPTGAGDAFAGGFTGYLHKTQTIDLDNIKRAVIYGSVMASFCVEKFSTKGLEDLSYLQIHDRFLEFRELTNF; encoded by the coding sequence GTGTCTCTTTTAATAGTCGGTTCAATTGGTACAGATGATATCGAAACACCATTTGACAGCATTAAAAATGCTTTGGGTGGCTCAACTACTTATATATCACTTGCTGCAAGTTATTTTACTGCTCCAATAAGCATTGTGGGGGTTGTAGGCGATGATTTTGATAAAGCCTTCATTAGAACTTTTGAGGAACATAATATTGATTTGGAAGGACTTCAGATTGTTCAAGGTGGTAAAACATTTCGTTACGGGTGCAAATATCAATATGATTTAAACGTGAGAGATACTTTGTATACTGATTTGAATGTATTTGAAAATTTTGATCCAGTTATTCCAGAAAAAAGTAAAAAAAGCAGCTTTGTAGTGTTAGGGAATATAGCACCAAAATTACAAATGAACGTTCTTAAACAACTATATAATCCTAAATTCGTAGTTTGCGATACAATGAACTTTTGGATTGAAAGAACTAAAGAAGAATTATTGGAGGTCCTAAAACTCGTTAACGTGCTTATTATAAATGATTCTGAAGCAAGACTATTAGCCCACGAACCTAATCTAATAAAAGCTGCTCGACTTATAAGAGAACTTGGACCTGAATATTTAATTATAAAAAAAGGTGAACACGGAGCTATGCTCTTTGCTGATAATACTGTTTTTTCGGCTCCAGCCTATCCAATGGAAAACATTTTTGACCCAACCGGTGCTGGAGACGCTTTTGCCGGAGGTTTTACCGGTTATCTTCATAAAACTCAAACCATCGATCTTGATAATATTAAACGAGCTGTAATTTATGGCAGCGTTATGGCTTCTTTTTGTGTAGAAAAATTCAGCACAAAAGGATTGGAAGATTTAAGCTATTTGCAAATTCATGACCGTTTCTTGGAATTTCGAGAACTAACTAATTTTTAA
- a CDS encoding Do family serine endopeptidase, with the protein MQRRGIIGTVSLIIIGIVFGVVLVSGFGWIKPSYADIQIGATKPPVTTLDPQAEAFNNAFINVAQKVTPSIVQINVVSKVKNSIPDEFKWFFPFKDIPKEELGSGSGIIISPDGYILTNNHVVENAEQVEVTLYDKRQFDAKVIGTDPLTDLGVIKIDATDLPVAYLGDSDNIKVGQWVMAIGNPLSLTSTVTAGIISATGRNINIIKDKYGVENYIQTDAAINPGNSGGALVDLNGAVIGINSAIATNGMTQSYIGYGFAIPINIAKSVAHDLIAHGKITRGYIGVSITEVDAQTAKAIGLNEPRGVMIQEILKDGAASKEDIQAGDVILKIDGKEVNRPNELQAYIATKRAGDKVVLTLFRNGKTIERSVTLKANSKDNDVITASDKKDRNIDEDMNKTEITLDDLGMTVRNLTSQEKSDYNVKSGIMITDVKQFGRAYNQKIPENTVITQVDKKPIESIGEFKKIIESKRGGAVLLRIVDSQGNSRFVGLEVPNK; encoded by the coding sequence ATGCAGCGAAGAGGTATTATAGGAACTGTATCATTAATTATAATCGGGATTGTATTCGGCGTAGTGTTGGTCTCAGGGTTTGGCTGGATAAAACCAAGTTATGCTGATATTCAAATTGGAGCTACTAAACCGCCTGTTACAACCCTTGATCCACAAGCCGAAGCATTTAATAACGCTTTTATAAATGTCGCCCAAAAGGTGACCCCATCTATTGTACAAATTAATGTCGTTAGCAAGGTCAAAAACTCTATACCAGATGAATTTAAATGGTTTTTTCCGTTCAAAGATATACCTAAAGAAGAATTAGGATCTGGAAGCGGTATCATAATTTCCCCCGATGGATATATATTAACTAATAATCATGTCGTAGAAAATGCAGAACAAGTTGAAGTTACGTTGTACGACAAAAGGCAGTTCGATGCAAAAGTTATAGGAACTGACCCGCTTACTGATTTAGGTGTAATAAAAATTGATGCAACAGATTTACCAGTTGCTTATTTGGGTGATTCGGACAATATTAAAGTAGGCCAATGGGTTATGGCAATTGGTAATCCATTGTCGTTAACTTCTACTGTAACCGCAGGAATTATTAGCGCAACCGGCCGAAACATTAACATAATAAAAGATAAATATGGCGTCGAGAACTATATTCAGACCGATGCTGCTATTAATCCAGGTAACAGCGGCGGAGCTTTGGTCGACTTAAATGGTGCTGTTATTGGAATTAATTCTGCAATTGCTACTAATGGTATGACTCAAAGTTATATAGGTTACGGATTCGCAATACCAATTAATATTGCAAAGTCGGTTGCGCACGATTTAATTGCTCATGGTAAGATTACTCGCGGTTACATTGGTGTTAGTATTACAGAGGTGGATGCTCAAACCGCTAAGGCAATTGGACTTAATGAGCCAAGAGGTGTTATGATTCAAGAAATATTGAAAGATGGTGCCGCATCTAAAGAAGACATCCAAGCCGGTGATGTAATACTTAAAATTGATGGGAAAGAAGTCAATCGACCCAACGAACTACAGGCTTATATTGCTACAAAGCGTGCTGGAGATAAAGTTGTTTTAACTTTATTTAGAAACGGCAAAACGATTGAAAGAAGCGTAACCCTAAAAGCTAATAGTAAAGATAATGACGTAATTACTGCTTCTGATAAGAAAGATAGAAATATTGATGAGGATATGAATAAGACTGAAATAACCTTAGATGACCTAGGAATGACTGTAAGGAATTTAACCTCTCAAGAGAAATCGGATTACAATGTAAAGTCTGGTATTATGATAACAGATGTAAAACAATTTGGCAGAGCATATAATCAAAAGATTCCAGAAAATACAGTTATAACTCAAGTCGATAAGAAACCTATTGAATCCATTGGTGAATTTAAAAAGATTATTGAGAGCAAACGAGGCGGTGCGGTTCTTCTAAGAATTGTTGATAGTCAAGGCAATTCAAGATTTGTAGGGTTGGAAGTTCCAAATAAATGA
- the recO gene encoding DNA repair protein RecO, producing MSELLKTEAVVLNKINFGDTSKIVHFFTEEYGKLSAILKGARSPKSKIGVALDSFNIVQIVFYKKETRDIQIISQVDLIKHFHKINEDLEKMKYSSAVIELLHNLTAEYEPHKKLYKGTVRILEMINEAKYTPKFLFVKYFIFFIKEIGYEIPYENCTNCGKKLVNEKRISFNLEKGFLCETCRSVSESFFDFTKELFNFFVCLNSKINNVSYEHDDLNKIIFFLEKYLMYHVHEFKGLRSIKLY from the coding sequence ATGTCTGAGTTACTAAAAACAGAAGCAGTAGTATTAAACAAAATTAATTTTGGGGATACTAGTAAAATAGTTCACTTTTTTACAGAAGAGTATGGGAAATTATCTGCAATATTAAAAGGTGCCCGTTCTCCAAAATCAAAAATTGGGGTAGCACTTGACTCATTTAATATAGTGCAAATAGTTTTTTATAAAAAAGAAACAAGGGACATTCAAATTATTAGTCAAGTTGATTTGATAAAACATTTCCATAAGATCAATGAAGACTTAGAAAAAATGAAATATTCTTCGGCAGTTATTGAATTGCTACATAATTTGACTGCAGAGTACGAGCCGCATAAAAAATTATATAAAGGCACAGTAAGAATTCTTGAAATGATTAACGAAGCTAAATATACTCCAAAGTTTTTATTCGTCAAATATTTTATTTTTTTTATAAAAGAAATTGGTTACGAAATTCCTTATGAGAATTGTACCAACTGCGGTAAAAAATTAGTTAATGAAAAAAGAATATCCTTTAACTTAGAGAAAGGTTTTTTGTGTGAGACTTGCAGAAGTGTCAGCGAAAGTTTTTTCGATTTCACAAAGGAACTTTTCAATTTTTTTGTTTGTCTAAACTCCAAAATTAATAATGTTAGTTATGAACATGATGACCTCAATAAAATTATATTTTTTTTAGAGAAGTATTTAATGTATCATGTACACGAGTTTAAAGGTTTGAGGTCAATTAAACTATATTAA